One Streptomyces drozdowiczii DNA segment encodes these proteins:
- a CDS encoding LLM class flavin-dependent oxidoreductase — protein sequence MTRTPERKQLHLNAFLMSTGHHEASWRLPESPAEANSDIEHYKNLARIAERGRLDSLFLADSPVLMGDPGRRPAAKLEPTVLLTALAGATRHIGLIATASTSYNEPYNLARRFASLDHVSGGRAGWNIVTTAGADAARNFGLDDTPLHRDRYRRAGEFVEVSTKLWDSWADDAVIADKERGVHALAERVRQIDHRGEFFRVDGPLNVQRPPQGYPLLVQAGSSEDGKDFAARYAEAVFTAQQTLEEGIAFYKDVKERATALGRNPDGIKILPGIVPVIGDTEAEALALDEELENLIVPEYAKIQLAKRLKIAPDDLDLDAELPEDIPTEDDIEGAKSRYTLIVELARREKLTVRQLIGRLGGGRGHRTFAGTAEQVADTIEHWYESGAADGFNIMPAVLPSGLEVFVDRVVPILQERGLFRTEYTASTLRGHYGLPRPANRLFDDIVRGAGDYGIGLAEAR from the coding sequence ATGACCCGCACGCCCGAGCGCAAGCAGCTCCACCTCAACGCCTTCCTCATGTCCACCGGCCACCACGAGGCGTCCTGGCGGCTGCCCGAGAGCCCGGCCGAGGCCAACTCCGACATCGAGCACTACAAGAACCTCGCCCGGATCGCGGAACGCGGCCGGCTCGACTCGCTGTTCCTCGCCGACAGCCCCGTCCTGATGGGCGACCCCGGCCGCCGCCCCGCCGCCAAGCTGGAGCCGACGGTCCTGCTCACCGCCCTCGCCGGGGCCACCCGCCACATCGGCCTGATAGCCACCGCGTCCACCAGCTACAACGAGCCGTACAACCTGGCCCGCAGGTTCGCCTCCCTCGACCACGTCTCGGGCGGCCGGGCCGGCTGGAACATCGTCACCACCGCGGGCGCCGACGCGGCCCGCAACTTCGGCCTGGACGACACCCCGCTGCACCGCGACCGCTACCGGCGCGCCGGCGAGTTCGTCGAGGTGTCCACCAAGCTCTGGGACAGCTGGGCCGACGACGCGGTCATCGCCGACAAGGAGCGCGGGGTGCACGCCCTGGCCGAGCGGGTCCGGCAGATCGATCACCGGGGCGAGTTCTTCCGGGTCGACGGACCGCTCAACGTACAACGCCCCCCGCAGGGGTACCCGTTGCTCGTGCAGGCCGGGTCCAGCGAGGACGGCAAGGACTTCGCGGCCCGGTACGCGGAGGCGGTGTTCACCGCCCAGCAGACCCTGGAGGAGGGCATCGCCTTCTACAAGGACGTCAAGGAGCGCGCCACCGCCCTCGGCCGCAACCCCGACGGCATCAAGATCCTGCCCGGCATCGTCCCCGTCATCGGCGACACCGAGGCCGAGGCGCTGGCGCTCGACGAGGAGCTGGAGAACCTCATCGTCCCCGAGTACGCCAAGATCCAGCTCGCCAAGCGGCTGAAGATCGCCCCCGACGACCTCGACCTGGACGCGGAGCTGCCCGAGGACATCCCCACCGAGGACGACATCGAGGGCGCCAAGAGCCGTTACACCCTCATCGTGGAGCTGGCCAGGCGCGAGAAGCTGACCGTACGTCAGCTCATCGGCAGGCTCGGCGGCGGGCGCGGCCACCGCACCTTCGCCGGGACCGCCGAGCAGGTCGCGGACACCATCGAGCACTGGTACGAGAGCGGGGCCGCCGACGGCTTCAACATCATGCCCGCCGTGCTCCCCTCCGGCCTGGAGGTCTTCGTGGACCGGGTGGTGCCGATCCTCCAGGAGCGCGGCCTGTTCCGCACCGAGTACACCGCGAGCACCCTGCGCGGCCACTACGGGCTGCCGCGCCCCGCCAACCGCCTCTTCGACGACATCGTCCGCGGCGCCGGCGACTACGGCATCGGTCTGGCGGAGGCCCGGTGA
- a CDS encoding ABC transporter ATP-binding protein gives MTDCPHPGTGTGTARQPSQPRPGWARRLLGYCLRHRTDLLMAFGAAVTAAVATATLPLVLRHVVDGVAAGTTASLVPWTGLLAALGALRFGASFTRRYRSGRLSLGVQYDLRNDAFAALLRLGGAQQDDLRTGQVVSRSISDITLIQTLLQFLPNLTGNALMFLFSLAVMAFLSPLLTVVALVVGPLLWLIALRSRRDLFPANWHAQQEAAEVASTVEATVTGVRVVKGFGQEHRELTGLEQRARQLFASRLRVVRFTSRYNPALQAVPALGQVAVLALGGWMALHGHISLGTFLAFTTYLGSFVTPVRQVATLLTVWQQARAGAERVLEVVDEAPVITDAPHARALPDEPPALSWDDVTFGYGDGAPLLDGFTLDIRPGETLALIGPAGSGKSTAAALLPRFYDVPSGAVRVGGTDVRDLALASLRSRIGYVFEESLLLSDTVRANIAYGKPDATDEQVRAAARVARADEFIERLPQGYDTLVGEQGLTLSGGQRQRMALARALIGDPAVLVLDDATSAIDARVEAEIHHRLRADDRRRTTLIIAHRRSTLELADRVAILDGGRVTDTGTPDELRGRSALFRDLLATDDRADDRPDDALAPDPGCPTPHLWLRPEVDEDEQLEGTAVRAAQALAEAAATSGPGRAGPGGGVLGSAPPSPELLAGLARLPLPAADPEVPTEQAVAADARFGLGVLLRPFRLPLLLGLLLVALDAGAQITVPVLVRYGVDRGVAHHAGHVLLAAAAAAGFVVAANWLIGVAQVRTTGRTGERLLYTLRVKTFAQLQRLGLDYYERELGGRIMTRMTTDVDALSNFLQTGLITAVVSLLTVSGVLVALLVIDARLALVLLAALPVLIAATAVFRHYSVPAYREARERISAVNACLQENVTAIRVTQAFRREQRNAADFAVLARAFRDSRLRAQRYMGTFFPFVEFLGTLCSAAVLTVGAAQVRSGELSAGTLIAFLLYVELFFSPIQQLSQVFDGYQQAVVGLGRLRALMNTPAGTPPAERPRPVPALRGEVEFDAVSFGYAGGGGHQVLHGVTLRIEPGETVALVGATGAGKSTVVKLLARFYDPSAGAVRVDGHDLRDLDLAAFRRRLGVVPQEAHLFSGTVRDAIAYGRPDATDAEVERASRAVGAHEMVAGLRLGYLTPVGERGRNLSAGQRQLLALARAELVDPDVLLLDEATASLDLATERRVAAATESLARRRTTVVVAHRLTTAARADRVVVLDAGTVVETGTHTELLAARGPYRRLWDAFRETGPGAAVDHLNASQLVKENAR, from the coding sequence GTGACGGACTGTCCGCATCCGGGGACCGGGACCGGCACGGCCCGGCAGCCGTCGCAGCCGCGGCCCGGCTGGGCGCGGCGGCTGCTGGGCTACTGCCTGCGCCACCGCACCGATCTCCTCATGGCCTTCGGCGCCGCCGTGACCGCGGCCGTCGCCACCGCCACCCTGCCCCTCGTGCTGCGGCACGTTGTGGACGGGGTGGCGGCCGGCACCACCGCCTCGCTCGTCCCGTGGACCGGGCTGCTCGCCGCACTCGGCGCGCTCCGGTTCGGCGCGAGCTTCACCCGCCGCTACCGCTCGGGACGGCTCTCCCTGGGGGTCCAGTACGACCTGCGCAACGACGCGTTCGCCGCGCTGCTCCGGCTCGGCGGCGCCCAGCAGGACGATCTGCGCACCGGGCAGGTGGTGAGCCGGTCCATCTCCGACATCACCCTCATCCAGACCCTGCTGCAATTCCTGCCCAACCTCACGGGCAACGCCCTGATGTTCCTGTTCTCGCTGGCCGTCATGGCGTTCCTGTCACCGCTCCTGACCGTCGTGGCGCTCGTCGTCGGTCCGCTGCTCTGGCTGATCGCGCTCCGCAGCCGCCGCGACCTGTTCCCCGCCAACTGGCACGCCCAGCAGGAGGCCGCCGAGGTCGCCTCCACCGTCGAGGCGACCGTCACCGGCGTCCGCGTGGTGAAGGGCTTCGGCCAGGAGCACCGCGAGCTGACCGGCCTCGAACAGCGCGCCCGCCAGCTGTTCGCGTCCCGGCTGCGCGTCGTCCGCTTCACCAGCCGCTACAACCCCGCCCTCCAGGCGGTCCCCGCGCTCGGCCAGGTCGCCGTGCTGGCGCTCGGCGGCTGGATGGCCCTGCACGGCCACATCTCGCTCGGCACCTTCCTCGCGTTCACCACCTACCTGGGCTCCTTCGTCACCCCCGTACGCCAGGTCGCCACCCTGCTCACGGTCTGGCAGCAGGCCCGGGCCGGCGCCGAACGAGTCCTGGAGGTCGTGGACGAGGCCCCCGTCATCACCGACGCCCCGCACGCCCGCGCACTCCCCGACGAACCCCCGGCCCTCTCCTGGGACGACGTCACCTTCGGATACGGCGACGGCGCCCCGCTCCTCGACGGCTTCACCCTGGACATCCGCCCCGGCGAGACCCTGGCCCTGATCGGCCCGGCCGGCTCCGGCAAGTCCACCGCCGCCGCCCTGCTGCCCCGCTTCTACGACGTGCCCTCCGGCGCGGTACGGGTCGGCGGCACCGACGTCCGCGACCTGGCCCTCGCCTCGCTGCGCTCCCGGATCGGCTACGTCTTCGAGGAGAGCCTGCTCCTCTCGGACACCGTGCGCGCCAACATCGCGTACGGGAAGCCGGACGCCACCGACGAGCAGGTGCGCGCGGCGGCCCGCGTCGCCCGAGCCGACGAGTTCATCGAACGGCTCCCGCAGGGCTACGACACCCTGGTCGGCGAACAGGGCCTCACCCTCTCCGGCGGCCAGCGCCAGCGCATGGCGCTCGCCCGCGCCCTGATCGGCGACCCGGCCGTGCTCGTCCTGGACGACGCCACCTCCGCCATCGACGCCCGGGTGGAGGCCGAGATCCACCACCGGCTGCGCGCGGACGACCGCCGCCGCACCACGCTGATCATCGCCCACCGCCGCTCCACCCTGGAGCTGGCCGACCGCGTCGCCATCCTCGACGGCGGCCGGGTCACGGACACCGGGACGCCCGACGAACTGCGCGGCCGGTCCGCCCTGTTCCGGGACCTCCTGGCCACCGACGACCGCGCCGACGACCGCCCGGACGACGCCCTCGCGCCCGACCCCGGCTGCCCCACCCCGCACCTGTGGCTGCGCCCCGAGGTGGACGAGGACGAGCAGCTGGAGGGCACCGCGGTCCGGGCCGCCCAGGCGCTCGCCGAGGCCGCCGCCACCTCCGGTCCCGGCCGCGCGGGACCCGGCGGCGGGGTGCTCGGCTCGGCCCCGCCCAGCCCCGAACTCCTCGCCGGACTCGCCCGCCTCCCGCTGCCCGCCGCCGACCCCGAGGTGCCCACCGAACAGGCCGTCGCCGCCGACGCGCGCTTCGGGCTCGGCGTCCTGCTGCGGCCCTTCCGGCTGCCACTGCTCCTCGGCCTGCTGCTCGTCGCGCTCGACGCGGGAGCCCAGATCACCGTGCCGGTGCTCGTCCGGTACGGCGTGGACCGGGGCGTCGCCCACCACGCCGGGCACGTCCTGCTCGCCGCGGCCGCTGCCGCCGGGTTCGTGGTGGCCGCGAACTGGCTGATCGGCGTGGCCCAGGTGCGCACCACCGGGCGCACCGGCGAACGCCTCCTCTACACCCTGCGGGTGAAGACCTTCGCCCAGCTCCAGCGCCTCGGCCTCGACTACTACGAGCGCGAACTCGGCGGCCGGATCATGACCCGGATGACCACCGACGTGGACGCCCTGTCGAACTTCCTCCAGACCGGCCTGATCACCGCCGTGGTCAGCCTGCTCACGGTCTCCGGGGTGCTGGTCGCCCTGCTGGTGATCGACGCGCGGCTCGCCCTGGTGCTGCTCGCCGCGCTCCCGGTGCTGATCGCGGCCACCGCCGTCTTCCGCCACTACTCGGTCCCCGCCTACCGCGAGGCCCGGGAGCGGATCAGCGCCGTCAACGCCTGCCTCCAGGAGAACGTCACCGCGATCCGCGTCACCCAGGCGTTCCGCCGCGAGCAGCGCAACGCCGCCGACTTCGCCGTACTGGCCCGCGCCTTCCGCGATTCCCGGCTGCGCGCCCAGCGGTACATGGGCACGTTCTTCCCGTTCGTGGAGTTCCTCGGGACGCTCTGCTCGGCGGCCGTGCTCACCGTGGGCGCCGCCCAGGTCCGCTCGGGCGAGCTGAGCGCCGGAACGCTGATCGCGTTCCTGCTGTACGTGGAGCTGTTCTTCTCGCCGATCCAGCAGCTCTCGCAGGTCTTCGACGGGTACCAGCAGGCGGTCGTCGGCCTCGGCCGCCTCCGCGCCCTGATGAACACCCCCGCCGGCACCCCGCCCGCCGAGCGCCCCCGACCGGTGCCCGCCCTGCGCGGCGAGGTCGAGTTCGACGCGGTCTCCTTCGGTTACGCGGGCGGCGGGGGCCACCAGGTCCTGCACGGGGTGACCCTGCGCATCGAACCGGGCGAGACCGTCGCGCTCGTCGGCGCCACGGGCGCGGGCAAGTCCACGGTGGTGAAGCTCCTCGCCCGGTTCTACGATCCCTCGGCGGGCGCGGTCCGGGTGGACGGGCACGACCTGCGCGACCTGGACCTGGCCGCCTTCCGGCGCAGGCTCGGCGTGGTCCCGCAGGAGGCGCACCTCTTCAGCGGCACCGTCCGCGACGCCATCGCCTACGGGCGGCCCGACGCCACGGACGCCGAGGTGGAGCGGGCGTCCCGGGCGGTCGGCGCGCACGAGATGGTCGCCGGGCTCCGGCTCGGCTACCTCACCCCGGTGGGGGAGCGGGGCCGCAACCTCTCCGCCGGACAGCGCCAGCTCCTCGCGCTGGCCCGGGCCGAACTGGTCGACCCCGACGTGCTGCTGCTCGACGAGGCCACCGCCTCGCTGGACCTCGCCACCGAACGCCGGGTCGCCGCGGCCACCGAGTCCCTGGCCCGCCGACGTACGACCGTCGTCGTCGCCCACCGGCTGACCACGGCGGCCCGCGCGGACCGGGTGGTGGTGCTCGACGCGGGAACCGTGGTCGAGACCGGCACCCACACCGAACTGCTCGCCGCCCGGGGCCCCTACCGAAGGCTGTGGGACGCCTTCCGGGAGACCGGCCCCGGCGCGGCCGTCGACCACCTGAATGCCAGTCAACTCGTCAAGGAGAACGCACGATGA
- a CDS encoding ABC transporter permease, translating to MTELLTHTTRPAPPPTAAASPAKAPPAAPRGTRRRLGPGRTVPFGRLIGPVLVIALWWAASATGYLDPRILSGPGTVLSTASDLVSSGRLQDNVLISLQRAGLGLFFGVTAGVLLAVAAGLSRTGEYLLDGPLQIKRAIPSLAMLPLLILWLGIGEQMKVTVIALGVAVNMYINTYASLTGIDSRYVELAEGLDLSRAQFIRKVVVPGSLPGFFVGLRLGVTASWLGLIVVEQINATSGIGYMMFQAQQYAQSDVIIVGLVAYGIFGFASDAAVRAVERKVLSWRRTLAG from the coding sequence ATGACCGAGCTGCTGACGCACACCACCCGCCCCGCACCGCCGCCGACCGCGGCCGCCTCCCCGGCGAAGGCACCACCGGCGGCACCGAGGGGCACCCGCAGACGCCTCGGCCCCGGCCGGACCGTCCCCTTCGGGCGGCTCATCGGCCCGGTCCTGGTCATCGCCCTGTGGTGGGCCGCGTCCGCCACCGGCTATCTCGACCCCCGGATCCTCTCCGGCCCCGGCACGGTCCTCTCCACCGCCTCGGACCTCGTCTCCAGCGGACGGCTCCAGGACAACGTCCTCATCTCGCTCCAGCGCGCCGGGCTCGGCCTCTTCTTCGGGGTGACCGCCGGAGTCCTCCTCGCCGTCGCCGCCGGACTGAGCCGGACCGGCGAATACCTCCTCGACGGCCCGCTCCAGATCAAGCGCGCCATCCCCTCGCTGGCCATGCTCCCGCTGCTGATCCTCTGGCTCGGCATCGGCGAGCAGATGAAGGTCACCGTCATCGCGCTCGGCGTCGCGGTGAACATGTACATCAACACGTACGCCTCGCTCACCGGCATCGACAGCCGTTACGTCGAACTCGCGGAAGGGCTCGACCTGAGCCGCGCGCAGTTCATCCGCAAGGTCGTCGTCCCCGGCTCGCTGCCCGGCTTCTTCGTGGGGCTGCGCCTCGGCGTCACCGCGTCCTGGCTCGGCCTGATCGTGGTCGAGCAGATCAACGCCACCAGCGGCATCGGCTACATGATGTTCCAGGCCCAGCAGTACGCCCAGTCCGACGTGATCATCGTGGGCCTGGTGGCCTACGGGATCTTCGGCTTCGCGTCGGACGCGGCGGTACGCGCCGTCGAGAGGAAGGTCCTGTCATGGCGACGCACCCTGGCGGGCTGA
- a CDS encoding ABC transporter ATP-binding protein, whose amino-acid sequence MATHPGGLTAPGATALAHPAVRTRKLVRRFGDRDILKELDLTVAPGEFTALLGRSGSGKSTLLRAVARLDHTVEGSGELTVPDRVSLSFQDSRLLPWLRLIDNVTLGLRGPGARERGLTALAEVGLEGRDRSWPHELSGGEQQRAALARALVREPELLLADEPFGALDALTRIKMHDLLRELYERHRPAVLLVTHDVDEAVELADRVLVLEDGRISVDLTVDLPTPRSRRDPRFQEYRDTLLTALGVTQPQPLTEAKKDSR is encoded by the coding sequence ATGGCGACGCACCCTGGCGGGCTGACCGCCCCCGGCGCGACGGCCCTCGCGCACCCCGCCGTCCGCACCCGGAAGCTGGTCCGCCGCTTCGGCGACCGCGACATCCTCAAGGAGCTCGACCTCACCGTCGCCCCCGGCGAGTTCACCGCACTGCTCGGCCGCAGCGGCTCCGGCAAGTCCACCCTGCTGCGTGCCGTCGCCCGCCTCGACCACACCGTCGAGGGCTCCGGCGAACTCACCGTCCCCGACCGGGTATCGCTCTCCTTCCAGGACTCCCGGCTGCTGCCCTGGCTCCGGCTCATCGACAACGTCACCCTCGGCCTGCGCGGCCCCGGCGCCCGGGAACGCGGCCTCACCGCCCTGGCGGAGGTCGGCCTGGAGGGCCGCGACCGCTCCTGGCCGCACGAGCTGTCCGGCGGCGAGCAGCAGCGTGCCGCCCTGGCCCGCGCCCTGGTCCGCGAACCCGAACTCCTCCTCGCGGACGAGCCGTTCGGCGCCCTGGACGCGCTCACCCGGATCAAGATGCACGACCTGCTCCGCGAACTCTACGAACGCCACCGCCCCGCGGTGCTCCTGGTCACCCACGACGTGGACGAGGCGGTGGAACTGGCCGACCGCGTCCTGGTCCTGGAGGACGGCCGGATCTCCGTCGACCTCACCGTCGACCTCCCGACCCCGCGCTCCCGCCGCGACCCGCGCTTCCAGGAGTACCGCGACACCCTGCTCACCGCGCTCGGGGTCACCCAGCCCCAGCCCCTCACCGAAGCGAAGAAGGACTCCCGATGA
- a CDS encoding ABC transporter substrate-binding protein yields MPRHHASPKLGRRSFLALGGTALISTLAACSPQTKTAANVEPAGKLPSGAPPPGTKLSVAVRSTRLQLGPAGLEKDLPFTVSQWPNLSAGPDIIQGFRAHSIDLAVNAGIPPIQAHAIDVGAKIVAVQVRNNPSYVFATAPGSDIRTVDDFRGKKIGFSQGQAQGVVVLRALKQAGIANKDVELVALPSTQFLTALQSQQVDVAPLGEPTLTKYLSQYEKDGARGVKTDVVDLLSVLWAPNEVLNDRAKAAAVRSFIPLWARGQVWAWENTDEWIDTYYVKDQGVSREDGKRIVASLNKPLFPASWDEAIAWEQETADLLAAGGFVPEQDASELFDRRFEALAAQAVPAEYREKS; encoded by the coding sequence ATGCCACGCCACCACGCATCCCCGAAGCTCGGCCGCCGCTCGTTCCTCGCCCTCGGCGGCACCGCCCTGATCTCCACGCTCGCCGCCTGCTCGCCGCAGACGAAAACCGCGGCGAACGTCGAACCGGCCGGAAAACTCCCTTCGGGGGCGCCGCCACCTGGTACGAAACTTTCCGTCGCCGTCCGTTCCACCCGCCTCCAACTCGGCCCCGCCGGACTGGAGAAGGACCTCCCCTTCACCGTTTCGCAATGGCCCAATCTGAGCGCGGGCCCCGATATCATCCAGGGATTCCGGGCCCATTCCATCGACCTGGCCGTCAACGCCGGAATTCCGCCGATCCAGGCCCACGCCATCGACGTGGGCGCGAAGATCGTCGCCGTGCAGGTGCGGAACAACCCCTCGTACGTCTTCGCCACCGCACCCGGCTCCGACATCCGGACCGTGGACGACTTCCGGGGCAAGAAGATCGGGTTCTCCCAGGGGCAGGCCCAGGGCGTCGTCGTACTCCGGGCGCTGAAGCAGGCGGGCATCGCCAACAAGGACGTGGAGCTGGTCGCCCTGCCCAGCACCCAGTTCCTCACCGCCCTCCAGTCCCAGCAGGTCGACGTCGCCCCGCTCGGGGAGCCCACCCTCACCAAGTACCTCAGCCAGTACGAGAAGGACGGGGCACGCGGCGTGAAGACCGACGTGGTGGACCTGCTCTCGGTGCTCTGGGCGCCCAACGAGGTGCTGAACGACCGGGCCAAGGCCGCCGCCGTCCGCAGCTTCATCCCGCTGTGGGCCCGGGGCCAGGTCTGGGCGTGGGAGAACACCGACGAGTGGATCGACACGTACTACGTCAAGGACCAGGGCGTCTCCCGGGAGGACGGCAAGCGCATCGTCGCCTCGCTCAACAAGCCGCTGTTCCCCGCCTCCTGGGACGAGGCCATCGCCTGGGAGCAGGAGACCGCCGACCTGCTCGCCGCCGGCGGATTCGTACCGGAGCAGGACGCCTCCGAGCTGTTCGACCGCCGCTTCGAGGCGCTGGCGGCCCAGGCCGTACCCGCCGAGTACCGGGAGAAGTCATGA